A genomic stretch from Algoriphagus halophilus includes:
- a CDS encoding PSD1 and planctomycete cytochrome C domain-containing protein yields the protein MTIKKLHILAFLPIFALFFSCQEKNKETNSLANINQVSYNFHIRPILSDKCFACHGPDANKREADLRLDTEEGAFAALKESPGKFALVSGKIEESEVYHRITSEDPGELMPPPESNLALTENEIALIKRWIEEGAQYEPHWAFTRAEKPAVPEGTEWANNEIDQFIYHKMLEKGLEPNPKAEPYELIKRASLDLTGLPPSPEVLDRFKDFSGEFTYEDLLDGLLSDPSYGEKLAVLWMDISRYADSYGYQDDNIRTQWPYRDWVIHAFNENLPYDDFITWQLAGDLLPNANKEQILATAFNRNHKYTEEGGVIDEEYRIEYVLDKTNTFSKGILGITMECAQCHDHKYDPFSQKDYYEFFAFFNNTPEKGYEGDVSVSKPAKTPVLWMDHEDLSGIMDFINYQDTTKLSVSVMGELEGEEKRTTYILDRGVYDAPSVPVSASTPASILEFPEDLEANRLGLAKWTVNRDNPLTARVFVNLIWQEIFGTGIVKSAGDFGMQGDLPSHPELLDWLAVDFMENGWDIKRLLKQILSSATYQQSAEITKEHLAVDPENIYLVRAPRLRLTAENIQDLVLASSGLLHQELGGPSVKPYQPEGVWEAASSGRGVLATYVQDTGKSLYRRGLYNFIKLTVPPPKAIIFDASNRDQCEVGRGRTNTPLQALVMLNDPMVLEASRVLAMNLGTQFNDDSEAIEHAFKRILCRDMKPEEQDLLESYFEDQLERFENNQDQIKPTLEVGEYPIDPSQETARNAALMQVIVSLYNLEETITKI from the coding sequence ATGACCATTAAGAAGTTACATATACTGGCTTTTCTACCGATATTTGCACTGTTTTTTTCTTGTCAGGAAAAAAACAAAGAGACAAACTCTTTGGCCAATATCAACCAAGTCAGTTACAATTTTCATATTCGCCCCATCCTTTCTGATAAGTGTTTTGCTTGCCACGGTCCCGACGCAAACAAAAGGGAGGCTGACTTACGATTAGATACAGAAGAAGGAGCTTTTGCAGCTTTAAAAGAAAGCCCAGGAAAATTTGCGCTTGTTTCAGGAAAAATTGAAGAATCCGAAGTGTATCACCGGATCACTTCTGAAGATCCAGGTGAACTGATGCCTCCTCCAGAGTCTAATCTAGCATTGACTGAAAATGAAATTGCGCTCATTAAAAGATGGATTGAAGAAGGAGCTCAATACGAACCACACTGGGCATTTACAAGGGCAGAAAAACCTGCGGTTCCAGAAGGAACTGAATGGGCCAACAATGAAATCGACCAATTCATTTATCATAAAATGCTCGAGAAAGGGTTGGAACCGAACCCTAAGGCGGAACCCTATGAATTGATCAAAAGAGCAAGTTTGGACTTGACAGGATTACCTCCTAGCCCTGAAGTGTTGGATCGATTTAAGGATTTTTCAGGGGAATTTACTTACGAAGATTTACTGGATGGACTTTTATCAGATCCTTCCTATGGTGAAAAACTAGCTGTGCTATGGATGGATATTTCCAGATATGCGGATAGTTATGGGTACCAAGATGATAATATTCGAACCCAATGGCCTTATCGGGATTGGGTGATCCATGCATTCAATGAAAACCTTCCCTATGATGATTTTATCACTTGGCAGCTAGCCGGTGATCTATTGCCTAATGCCAACAAAGAACAAATTCTTGCTACAGCATTTAACCGAAACCATAAATACACGGAAGAAGGTGGCGTGATCGACGAGGAGTATAGAATAGAATACGTGCTAGATAAAACCAATACCTTCAGCAAGGGAATTTTAGGGATTACCATGGAATGTGCCCAGTGCCATGACCACAAATACGACCCTTTCTCACAAAAGGATTATTACGAGTTTTTTGCCTTCTTCAATAATACTCCTGAAAAAGGATATGAAGGGGATGTTTCGGTTTCCAAACCTGCCAAAACTCCTGTTTTATGGATGGATCATGAGGACCTTTCTGGGATCATGGACTTTATTAATTACCAAGACACCACTAAACTTAGTGTTTCTGTGATGGGTGAATTGGAAGGAGAGGAAAAAAGAACCACTTATATTTTGGATAGAGGAGTTTATGATGCCCCATCCGTTCCAGTTTCTGCCTCTACACCTGCATCTATTCTGGAATTTCCTGAGGATTTAGAGGCCAATAGACTGGGATTGGCAAAATGGACAGTAAATAGAGACAATCCATTGACTGCCAGAGTCTTTGTCAATCTTATATGGCAAGAAATCTTTGGTACGGGAATCGTAAAATCAGCCGGTGATTTTGGAATGCAAGGGGATTTACCAAGTCACCCTGAACTGCTCGATTGGTTGGCGGTGGACTTCATGGAAAATGGTTGGGATATCAAGCGATTACTGAAACAAATTTTAAGTTCTGCCACCTATCAACAATCAGCTGAAATCACAAAAGAACATTTAGCCGTTGACCCTGAAAACATTTATTTGGTTCGGGCTCCAAGACTAAGGCTTACTGCAGAAAATATCCAAGATTTGGTGTTGGCAAGTAGCGGCCTTTTGCATCAGGAACTCGGCGGACCAAGTGTCAAACCATACCAACCTGAGGGAGTATGGGAAGCAGCATCTTCTGGAAGAGGTGTCTTGGCAACCTATGTTCAAGATACCGGTAAAAGCCTTTATAGAAGAGGCCTTTACAACTTTATCAAACTAACTGTTCCTCCTCCAAAAGCGATCATTTTTGATGCAAGTAATCGAGACCAATGTGAGGTGGGAAGAGGAAGAACCAATACTCCATTACAAGCCTTGGTGATGCTCAATGACCCAATGGTTCTGGAAGCATCCAGAGTACTTGCGATGAATCTTGGAACTCAATTCAACGACGACTCAGAGGCCATCGAACATGCCTTTAAAAGAATTCTCTGTAGAGATATGAAACCCGAGGAACAAGATTTATTGGAATCTTATTTTGAAGATCAATTAGAACGATTTGAGAATAATCAAGACCAGATAAAACCCACCTTGGAAGTTGGGGAATATCCTATTGACCCAAGTCAGGAAACCGCTAGAAACGCTGCTTTAATGCAAGTGATAGTAAGCTTATATAATTTGGAAGAAACGATTACAAAGATTTAA